GCGTGAAGCCCTCGTCACCCGCCTCGTCGACAGCGGCCATCTGCGCACCCCCGCCGTCGTCGACGCCTTCCGCACCACCGAACGCCACCGGTTCCTCCCTGGCGTTGATCTCCACAAGGCATACATCGAGGACGCTGTGCCCACCAAGCACGACGAGAACGGCGAGATGATCTCCTGCATCTCCGCACCATCGATCGTCGCCACCCAGTTGGAGCAGATGGGCGTCCAGCCCGGCCACAAGGTCCTGGAAGTCGGAGCGGCCACGGCCTACAACGCCTGCCTCCTGAGTGAACTCGTCGCCCCCAGCGGCCATGTGTGGACCGTGGACGTCGACCAGGACCTCGTCACCGGCGCCCAGAAGAACCTCGCCGAGGCCGGCGCCTCGAACGTGACCGCGCTCCTGGGCGACGGCGCCGCCGGCCTTCCCGTGTACGCGCCCTTCGACCGCATCCAGTTCACGGTCGGCGCCGGCGACGTACCCGTGAAGATCCTGGATCAGCTCACCCCCGGCGGACGCCTGATCATTCCGATGCGCATCCGCGGCAGCATCTCCCGCAGCTTCGCCTTCGAACGGGACGGCAGCACCTGGAAGACCGTCTCCTGCGAGATGGCCACCTTCGTGCCCCTGCGCAAGGGCGTCTGCAACGACCTCTACACCCTGGTTCCCATGGACGGCGAGGGCAACGTCCGCCTGGAGACCTTCAGCGAGCAGGAGGTCGACCGCGACGCGATCCGCACCGTCCTCGACCAGGAGCAGGCCAAGGTCCACACAGGCGTGAAGTTCCGCCAAGGCGACCCGTGGGAGTGGCTGTACCTCTACCTTGCCTCCGTGCTCCCCAACGGTCTGTCCCGCATGCCCGGCCAGCGCCCCGGCTTCACCCCGCACTTCGGCTGGGGGTCCATGGCCGCACTCGACGGCGAAAGCCTGGCCTACTTGACCATCCGCCAGGGCGAGGACGGAGGCGGCCGGTACTGGGAGATCGGCGTCATCGGCCACGGCCCACACGCCGCCGAGCTTGCCGACCGCGTCGCGGGCGAGATCCGCGACTGGAACGAGGGCTGGGGCAACACCGCGCCGGAGCCCAGCTTCCGAATGGCCGTCGGCGACACCCGCGACCAGCTCACGCCCTCCGACCCGCGCTTCGTCATCGACAAGACCTACAGCCGTCTTGTCGTCGACTGGCCGCGCGAGGCATGACCCGATGGTCCCCGCGCCCGTGATAGCCAGCCGCATCCCGCTGGTCCGCCGCCCCAAGGCGCCGGCTCTCCCGCTGGACGAGCGCATCATCCACCTCACCGGGCTGACGGTCGCACCCGCCGGTGCGAGCCACCACGATCTGGTGGCCCGCGCCAGCGGGGTCCTCAACTACGCCGCGCTGATCGCCTCCGACGTCGGGCTGCCCGACCTGGCCGGCGACCTGTGCTGGAGACAGCACCAGGTATTCGCCGATGCCGG
The nucleotide sequence above comes from Streptomyces sp. TS71-3. Encoded proteins:
- the fxlM gene encoding methyltransferase, FxLD system — translated: MDIDDENLPITAENDWWHAIVSFPDGTGVSPQAAHALSTALHDQRFHFLRKDGGLRLRTEHSAAELLNGLVASQHVSGWVSGVYEPETEAFGGPEGMDVAHDVFCADSRAALAEVGSTGARERCVLLLSAMIRSTGLDPFEAGDVWARLSTLRPPVTPPTGLARDRAITAMRRLMNADAARRPDAEPGWAERVAAFEETGRQLRRLAAQGWLIRGLRAVLAHHAIFAFNRAGVPADEQAATAWLARQVAFSAGEAADVSIHRSASPDPDLARMEITVPPATDPAELREALVTRLVDSGHLRTPAVVDAFRTTERHRFLPGVDLHKAYIEDAVPTKHDENGEMISCISAPSIVATQLEQMGVQPGHKVLEVGAATAYNACLLSELVAPSGHVWTVDVDQDLVTGAQKNLAEAGASNVTALLGDGAAGLPVYAPFDRIQFTVGAGDVPVKILDQLTPGGRLIIPMRIRGSISRSFAFERDGSTWKTVSCEMATFVPLRKGVCNDLYTLVPMDGEGNVRLETFSEQEVDRDAIRTVLDQEQAKVHTGVKFRQGDPWEWLYLYLASVLPNGLSRMPGQRPGFTPHFGWGSMAALDGESLAYLTIRQGEDGGGRYWEIGVIGHGPHAAELADRVAGEIRDWNEGWGNTAPEPSFRMAVGDTRDQLTPSDPRFVIDKTYSRLVVDWPREA